The following are encoded in a window of Novosphingobium sp. THN1 genomic DNA:
- a CDS encoding RES family NAD+ phosphorylase has protein sequence MSGTTDIPVSRVEWKGAVRIIRSAFPPIDLFEDIADPADWPLLISAEQKTNPRIMATIGNLDLLPVGRRIGGNGASYLMAPFTHVSTDRPSRFADGSYGVLYVGDRFETALFETIHHHARFMARTKEAPGWTSQFREIVMSVDVDLHDLRTLAGKPDSALDPDSYAASQALARHLRGAGSNGIAYPSIRHPGGECVALFYPDCASNPLQGRHLDYHWDGARVDLVRDAGSGAVFRIVDLPPDPA, from the coding sequence GTGAGCGGAACAACGGATATCCCCGTTTCTAGAGTCGAGTGGAAGGGCGCTGTCAGGATCATTCGCAGTGCCTTTCCGCCGATCGACCTGTTCGAAGACATCGCTGATCCCGCCGACTGGCCACTGCTGATCTCGGCGGAGCAGAAGACCAATCCTCGCATCATGGCGACGATTGGCAATCTCGACCTCCTTCCGGTTGGCCGCCGCATCGGCGGCAACGGTGCCTCCTACCTCATGGCGCCATTCACCCATGTCAGCACCGATCGACCGAGCCGCTTTGCCGATGGCAGTTATGGCGTGCTCTATGTCGGCGACCGGTTTGAGACCGCGCTGTTCGAGACGATCCACCACCATGCCCGCTTCATGGCACGAACCAAGGAAGCGCCTGGCTGGACCTCGCAATTCCGGGAAATCGTCATGTCAGTCGATGTAGACTTACATGATCTCCGAACTCTGGCGGGGAAGCCGGATTCGGCGCTCGATCCTGACAGCTACGCTGCATCTCAAGCGCTCGCGCGGCACCTCAGGGGCGCGGGATCGAACGGGATTGCTTACCCGAGCATCCGGCACCCCGGCGGGGAATGCGTCGCGCTATTCTACCCGGACTGCGCATCAAATCCGCTTCAGGGGCGGCACCTCGACTATCACTGGGATGGCGCGCGGGTTGATCTGGTTCGTGATGCGGGATCGGGCGCTGTCTTCCGGATTGTCGATTTGCCGCCCGATCCCGCCTGA
- a CDS encoding MbcA/ParS/Xre antitoxin family protein: protein MLALQPVDTAVTAFRPDPITQGEAAAMFRAVLNLFGKWELTDEQAATLLDMPLRSYRRWKAEGPGRVSRDGRARLSNLMGIHRALRIIFSEATRGYSWIRAANEAFGGASALDVMLGGELTDIMRVRRYLDAERGGW from the coding sequence ATGCTGGCTCTGCAACCCGTTGATACTGCCGTTACCGCGTTCCGGCCCGATCCGATTACCCAGGGCGAGGCAGCGGCCATGTTCCGGGCAGTCCTCAATCTGTTCGGCAAATGGGAACTGACCGACGAGCAGGCTGCAACCCTGCTCGACATGCCACTGCGCTCCTATCGTCGATGGAAGGCGGAAGGGCCGGGGCGCGTATCGCGTGACGGTCGTGCGCGCCTGTCCAACCTCATGGGGATCCACAGGGCGCTCCGGATCATCTTCTCCGAAGCGACCCGCGGGTATTCTTGGATCAGAGCAGCGAATGAAGCGTTCGGCGGAGCCAGTGCGCTCGACGTGATGCTGGGAGGCGAGCTGACCGACATCATGCGGGTGCGTCGCTACCTTGACGCCGAGCGTGGTGGCTGGTGA